One Pseudomonas sp. MH9.2 DNA segment encodes these proteins:
- the ftsZ gene encoding cell division protein FtsZ has protein sequence MFELVDNVPQSPVIKVIGVGGGGGNAVNHMVKSNIEGVEFICANTDAQALKSIGARTILQLGTGVTKGLGAGANPEVGRQAALEDRERIAEVLQGTNMVFITTGMGGGTGTGAAPIIAEVAKEMGILTVAVVTRPFPFEGRKRMQIADEGIRLLSESVDSLITIPNEKLLTILGKDASLLSAFAKADDVLAGAVRGISDIIKRPGMINVDFADVRTVMSEMGMAMMGTGCASGPNRAREATEAAIRNPLLEDVNLQGARGILVNITAGPDLSLGEYSDVGSIIEAFASEHAMVKVGTVIDPDMRDELHVTVVATGLGAKIEKPVKVIDNTLQTSQQHAAVQPSARQELPSVNYRDLDRPTVMRNQAHAGAAAAAKMNPHDDLDYLDIPAFLRRQAD, from the coding sequence ATGTTCGAACTCGTAGACAACGTCCCGCAAAGCCCGGTAATCAAGGTTATCGGTGTTGGTGGTGGTGGTGGTAATGCTGTTAACCACATGGTTAAGAGCAACATCGAAGGTGTGGAATTCATCTGCGCCAACACTGACGCACAAGCGCTGAAAAGCATCGGCGCACGGACCATCCTGCAATTGGGCACTGGTGTGACCAAAGGTTTGGGTGCTGGTGCCAACCCTGAAGTAGGTCGTCAGGCTGCACTGGAAGACCGTGAGCGCATTGCTGAAGTGCTACAGGGCACCAACATGGTGTTCATTACCACTGGCATGGGCGGCGGTACCGGTACCGGTGCTGCACCGATCATCGCCGAAGTGGCCAAGGAAATGGGGATTCTCACCGTTGCAGTGGTGACTCGTCCGTTCCCGTTCGAAGGCCGCAAACGCATGCAGATCGCCGATGAAGGCATCCGCCTGTTGTCGGAAAGCGTTGACTCGTTGATCACCATCCCTAACGAGAAGCTGCTGACCATCCTCGGTAAGGACGCCAGCTTGCTGTCGGCTTTCGCCAAGGCTGACGATGTACTGGCCGGTGCTGTTCGCGGTATCTCCGACATCATCAAACGTCCGGGCATGATCAACGTCGACTTCGCTGACGTACGTACCGTGATGAGCGAAATGGGTATGGCGATGATGGGCACTGGCTGCGCCAGCGGTCCGAACCGTGCACGTGAAGCGACTGAGGCAGCCATCCGCAACCCGCTGCTCGAAGACGTCAACCTGCAAGGTGCTCGCGGCATCCTGGTCAACATCACTGCCGGTCCTGACCTGTCCCTGGGTGAGTACTCGGACGTGGGTAGCATCATTGAAGCGTTCGCCTCCGAGCACGCGATGGTCAAGGTCGGTACGGTTATCGATCCGGACATGCGCGACGAGTTGCACGTGACCGTGGTTGCCACTGGCCTGGGCGCGAAAATCGAGAAACCTGTGAAGGTGATCGACAACACCCTGCAGACCTCGCAACAACATGCTGCAGTGCAACCTTCTGCACGTCAGGAGCTGCCGTCGGTGAATTACCGCGATCTGGACCGTCCGACTGTGATGCGCAACCAGGCTCACGCCGGTGCTGCCGCTGCAGCGAAGATGAACCCGCACGATGACCTGGATTATCTGGATATCCCGGCTTTCCTGCGTCGCCAGGCCGATTGA
- the ftsA gene encoding cell division protein FtsA, translating into MANVQSGKMIVGLDIGTSKVVALVGEVGADGTLEIVGIGTHPSRGLKKGVVVNIESTVQSIQRAVEEAQLMAGCRIHSAFVGVAGNHIRSLNSHGIVAIRDREVSMADLERVLDAAQAVAIPADQRVLHTLPQDYVIDNQEGVREPLGMSGVRLEAKVHVVTCAVNAAQNIEKCVRRCGLEIDDIILEQLASAYSVLTDDEKELGVCLVDIGGGTTDIAIFTEGAIRHTAVIPIAGDQVTNDIAMALRTPTQYAEEIKIRYACALAKLAGAGETIKVPSVGDRPPRELSRQALAEVVEPRYDELFTLIQAELRRSGYEDLIPAGIVLTGGTSKMEGAVELAEEIFHMPVRLGVPHSVKGLSDVVRNPIYSTGVGLLLYGLQKQSDGISLSGISSSSYSDEPKTPVFERLKRWVQGNF; encoded by the coding sequence ATGGCAAACGTGCAAAGCGGGAAAATGATCGTCGGCTTGGATATCGGCACCTCCAAAGTGGTGGCGTTGGTGGGCGAAGTCGGGGCGGATGGCACCCTGGAAATCGTCGGTATCGGCACGCATCCTTCCCGTGGCCTGAAGAAGGGCGTGGTGGTGAACATCGAGTCCACCGTGCAATCGATCCAGCGCGCCGTTGAAGAAGCTCAGCTGATGGCCGGTTGCCGTATTCACTCGGCTTTCGTCGGTGTAGCGGGCAACCACATTCGCAGCCTGAACTCCCACGGCATCGTGGCGATCCGTGACCGTGAAGTCAGCATGGCGGATCTGGAGCGTGTACTCGATGCCGCCCAGGCCGTGGCGATTCCAGCGGATCAGCGGGTGCTCCACACCCTGCCGCAGGACTACGTGATAGACAACCAGGAAGGCGTTCGTGAGCCTTTGGGGATGTCGGGCGTACGTCTGGAAGCCAAGGTTCATGTGGTGACTTGCGCCGTCAATGCCGCACAAAACATTGAAAAATGCGTGCGTCGTTGCGGGCTGGAAATTGACGACATCATTCTCGAACAGCTGGCTTCCGCGTATTCGGTGCTGACGGATGATGAGAAAGAACTGGGCGTTTGCCTGGTCGATATCGGCGGCGGCACCACCGACATCGCCATCTTCACCGAAGGCGCTATTCGTCATACCGCAGTCATCCCGATTGCGGGCGATCAGGTTACCAACGACATCGCGATGGCGTTGCGTACACCTACCCAATACGCCGAAGAGATCAAGATTCGCTACGCCTGTGCCCTGGCCAAACTGGCTGGCGCCGGCGAAACGATCAAAGTACCAAGCGTCGGCGACCGTCCACCACGTGAGTTGTCCCGTCAGGCGCTGGCTGAAGTGGTCGAGCCGCGTTACGACGAGTTGTTCACATTGATTCAGGCCGAGCTGCGTCGCAGTGGTTATGAAGACTTGATCCCGGCCGGCATCGTGCTGACCGGTGGTACCTCAAAAATGGAAGGCGCGGTCGAACTGGCCGAGGAAATCTTCCATATGCCGGTACGCCTCGGCGTGCCGCACAGTGTCAAAGGGCTCTCGGACGTCGTCCGCAACCCAATCTATTCCACTGGTGTGGGGCTGTTGCTGTACGGGCTGCAAAAGCAATCCGACGGTATTTCGTTGTCCGGCATCAGTAGCAGCAGCTATAGCGATGAACCTAAAACACCGGTATTCGAGCGCCTCAAGCGCTGGGTGCAAGGCAATTTCTAA
- a CDS encoding cell division protein FtsQ/DivIB, with translation MQGAMLRHQQPVPGRKPVPRGASRMVAKEPLSMRLPKANLGFFKRLFWPVMLVVLGFGTYEAAQRLLPYADRPITRINVQGDLSYISQQAVQQRIAPYVAASFFTIDLAGMRTELEQMPWIAHAEVRRVWPDQVVIRLEEQLPVARWGEEALLNNQGQAFTPRELANYEHLPQLFGPQRAQQQVMQQYQVLSQMLRPLGFSIVRLELRERGSWFLTTGAGSAGPGIELLLGRDHLVEKMRRFIAIYEKTLKEQMTNIARIDLRYSNGLAVGWREQVAPTTDKPAVAKN, from the coding sequence ATGCAAGGCGCGATGCTACGTCATCAGCAACCCGTTCCCGGCCGCAAGCCGGTGCCGCGTGGTGCCAGTCGGATGGTGGCCAAAGAGCCGCTGTCGATGCGTCTGCCTAAAGCAAACCTCGGATTCTTCAAGCGCCTGTTCTGGCCTGTGATGTTGGTCGTTCTGGGCTTCGGTACCTACGAAGCCGCGCAGCGGCTGTTGCCGTATGCCGACCGGCCAATTACCCGGATCAATGTGCAGGGTGATCTGAGCTACATCAGCCAGCAAGCGGTGCAGCAGCGCATTGCCCCTTATGTGGCGGCGAGCTTCTTCACCATCGACCTCGCAGGGATGCGCACCGAACTGGAACAAATGCCTTGGATCGCCCACGCCGAAGTCAGGCGTGTCTGGCCCGATCAGGTGGTCATTCGTCTGGAAGAACAATTGCCGGTGGCGCGCTGGGGTGAAGAGGCGCTGCTGAACAACCAGGGTCAGGCGTTTACCCCGCGCGAGCTGGCCAATTACGAGCATCTGCCTCAACTGTTTGGCCCTCAACGTGCCCAGCAGCAGGTGATGCAGCAGTATCAGGTGTTGAGTCAGATGTTACGGCCGTTGGGTTTTTCCATCGTACGTCTGGAATTACGTGAACGTGGCAGTTGGTTTTTGACCACTGGTGCAGGCAGTGCGGGCCCGGGTATCGAGTTGTTACTGGGACGCGACCATCTGGTGGAAAAAATGCGCCGATTTATTGCCATTTATGAAAAAACGCTTAAAGAACAGATGACGAATATTGCGCGCATCGACCTGCGTTACTCCAACGGCCTTGCCGTGGGATGGCGTGAGCAGGTTGCGCCTACGACGGACAAACCCGCCGTCGCGAAGAATTGA
- a CDS encoding D-alanine--D-alanine ligase, with translation MTSTLQSTLLSTLEPKAFGRVAVLFGGKSAEREVSLKSGQAVLEALQSAGVDAFGIDVGDDFLQRLVSEKIDRAFIVLHGRGGEDGSMQGLLECLEIPYTGSGVLASALAMDKLRTKQIWQSLGLSTPRHAALSTEADCISAATELGFPLIVKPAHEGSSIGMAKVTSVDELIAAWKAASTYDSQVLVEQWIQGPEFTIATLRDQILPPIGLGTPHSFYDYDAKYLASDTQYRIPCGLDSAKEQELKDLTARACEAVGIAGWARADVMQDADGKFWLLEVNTVPGMTDHSLVPMAARAAGLDFQQLVLAILADSVEARG, from the coding sequence ATGACTTCAACCCTGCAATCCACCTTGTTGTCCACGCTCGAACCCAAGGCTTTCGGCCGTGTCGCCGTCCTGTTTGGTGGTAAAAGCGCTGAGCGCGAAGTGTCGCTGAAATCCGGTCAGGCAGTGCTTGAGGCCCTGCAAAGTGCAGGTGTCGACGCGTTCGGCATCGACGTCGGTGACGACTTCCTGCAGCGTCTGGTCAGCGAAAAAATTGATCGTGCTTTTATCGTCTTGCACGGTCGTGGCGGCGAAGACGGCAGCATGCAAGGCCTGCTGGAGTGTCTGGAGATCCCCTACACCGGCAGCGGCGTACTGGCTTCTGCGCTGGCCATGGACAAGTTGCGGACCAAGCAGATCTGGCAAAGTCTGGGCTTGTCGACACCTCGGCATGCCGCATTGAGCACTGAGGCTGATTGTATTTCTGCGGCAACGGAACTGGGCTTCCCTTTAATCGTCAAACCTGCCCATGAAGGTTCGAGTATCGGTATGGCCAAGGTGACCAGCGTCGATGAGTTGATCGCCGCATGGAAAGCTGCCAGCACCTACGATTCACAAGTATTGGTCGAGCAATGGATCCAGGGTCCGGAGTTTACTATCGCGACTCTGCGTGACCAGATATTACCGCCCATCGGTCTGGGCACTCCCCACAGTTTCTACGACTACGACGCCAAGTACCTGGCTTCCGATACTCAGTATCGGATCCCTTGCGGGCTCGACAGTGCAAAAGAACAAGAGCTTAAAGATCTTACTGCGCGTGCTTGCGAGGCCGTTGGCATTGCAGGTTGGGCGCGTGCGGACGTTATGCAGGATGCTGATGGCAAGTTCTGGTTGTTGGAAGTGAACACCGTCCCCGGCATGACCGATCACAGTCTGGTCCCGATGGCGGCACGAGCGGCGGGCCTGGATTTTCAGCAGTTAGTGTTAGCGATTCTGGCTGACAGTGTCGAGGCGCGAGGTTAA
- the murC gene encoding UDP-N-acetylmuramate--L-alanine ligase codes for MVESKRAMPQPEMRRIRRIHFVGIGGVGMCGIAEVLLNLGYKVSGSDLKSSPVTERLESFGAKVFIGHRAENIATADVLVVSSAVNTANPEVATALERRIPVVPRAEMLAELMRYRHGIAVAGTHGKTTTTSLIASVFAAGGLDPTFVIGGRLNAAGTNAQLGTSRYLIAEADESDASFLHLQPLVAVVTNIDADHMATYEGDFNKLKKTFVEFLHNLPFYGLAVVCIDDPVVREILPLIKRPTLTYGFSEEADVRAINVRQEGMLTYFTVLRRDRAPLDVSVNMPGNHNVLNSLATIAISTDEGVSDEAIVQGLSGFQGVGRRFQIYGELPVEGGNVMLVDDYGHHPREVSAVINAVRGGWPDRRLVMVYQPHRFSRTRDLYDDFVQVLAEANVLLLMEVYPAGEEPIPGADSRNLCHSIRQRGQLDPIYIERGVELAPLVKPLLRAGDILLCQGAGDIGGLAPQLLRSPLFAGAVVAPTEGKLK; via the coding sequence ATGGTTGAGAGCAAGAGGGCGATGCCCCAGCCGGAAATGCGCCGCATCCGTCGCATCCATTTCGTCGGTATCGGCGGGGTGGGCATGTGCGGTATTGCCGAGGTTCTGCTTAACCTGGGCTACAAAGTGTCCGGCTCCGACTTGAAGTCTTCACCAGTGACTGAACGTCTTGAATCGTTCGGCGCCAAGGTGTTTATCGGCCATCGCGCCGAGAACATCGCGACGGCTGACGTGCTTGTGGTCTCCAGTGCAGTCAATACCGCGAACCCGGAAGTCGCTACGGCTCTGGAACGTCGCATTCCTGTGGTCCCGCGTGCCGAAATGCTGGCCGAACTGATGCGCTATCGCCACGGCATCGCAGTCGCTGGCACGCATGGCAAAACCACCACCACCAGTTTGATCGCTTCGGTGTTCGCGGCCGGTGGCCTGGACCCGACGTTCGTTATCGGTGGTCGCCTGAATGCTGCTGGAACCAACGCTCAGTTAGGCACCAGCCGTTACCTGATCGCTGAAGCGGATGAAAGCGACGCCAGCTTCCTGCACTTGCAGCCGTTGGTGGCCGTGGTCACTAACATCGACGCCGACCATATGGCGACCTACGAAGGCGACTTCAACAAACTGAAGAAAACCTTCGTCGAGTTCCTGCACAACCTGCCGTTCTATGGGCTGGCCGTGGTGTGCATCGATGATCCAGTGGTGCGTGAAATTCTGCCGCTGATCAAGCGTCCGACGCTGACTTACGGCTTCAGCGAAGAAGCCGACGTACGCGCCATCAACGTGCGTCAGGAAGGCATGCTGACTTACTTTACGGTGCTGCGTCGTGACCGCGCGCCGCTGGATGTCTCGGTAAACATGCCGGGCAACCACAACGTTCTGAACTCGTTGGCGACCATCGCAATCTCTACCGACGAGGGCGTCAGCGACGAGGCTATCGTCCAGGGGCTGTCAGGCTTCCAGGGTGTTGGTCGACGCTTCCAGATCTATGGCGAGCTGCCGGTCGAAGGCGGCAATGTGATGCTGGTCGACGACTACGGCCATCACCCGCGTGAAGTGTCTGCGGTAATCAATGCTGTCCGTGGCGGCTGGCCGGATCGTCGTCTGGTCATGGTTTACCAGCCTCATCGCTTCAGCCGTACTCGCGACCTTTACGATGACTTCGTGCAAGTACTGGCCGAAGCCAACGTGTTGTTGCTGATGGAAGTCTATCCAGCCGGTGAAGAACCGATTCCAGGTGCCGACAGTCGCAACTTGTGCCACAGCATTCGTCAACGTGGTCAGCTGGACCCGATCTACATCGAGCGTGGCGTCGAGTTGGCACCGCTGGTCAAACCACTGTTGCGTGCTGGCGATATTTTGCTGTGCCAGGGCGCCGGTGACATTGGTGGCCTCGCGCCGCAACTGCTTCGAAGCCCGCTGTTTGCAGGTGCTGTCGTGGCCCCGACCGAGGGGAAACTGAAATGA
- the murG gene encoding undecaprenyldiphospho-muramoylpentapeptide beta-N-acetylglucosaminyltransferase — translation MGANVLIMAGGTGGHVFPALACAREFQARGYRVHWLGTPRGIENELVPQAGLPLHLINVTGLRGKGVISLLKAPFVLLRALLQARKIVRQLQPVCVLGMGGFVTGPGGLAAKLAGVPLIIHEQNAVAGTANRSLAPFATRVCEAFPNTFSASAKRRTTGNPVRTELFLETPRQALGGRKARLLILGGSLGAEPLNKLLPAALAQVPLELRPEVFHQAGKNHDQITAERYRTADVEAQVAPFIKDMAQAYGWADLVVCRAGALTVSELAAAGLPSLLVPLPHAIDDHQSRNADYLAREGAAFVMPQATTGAAEMAARLKEVLMQPEQLNNMARTARHLAKPDATRTVVDICLEVAHG, via the coding sequence ATGGGCGCTAACGTGCTGATCATGGCGGGCGGTACGGGTGGGCACGTCTTCCCGGCGCTGGCCTGTGCGCGCGAGTTCCAGGCCCGCGGCTACCGCGTGCACTGGCTCGGCACGCCGCGCGGTATCGAAAACGAACTGGTCCCTCAAGCGGGCTTGCCGCTGCATTTGATCAACGTGACCGGCCTCCGGGGCAAGGGCGTGATTTCGCTGTTGAAAGCGCCGTTTGTGCTGCTCAGGGCGTTGCTGCAGGCGCGCAAGATCGTCCGTCAGTTGCAACCGGTCTGCGTACTGGGAATGGGCGGTTTTGTCACCGGCCCTGGCGGCTTGGCAGCGAAATTGGCGGGGGTACCGCTGATCATTCATGAACAGAACGCCGTCGCCGGTACAGCCAATCGCAGCCTGGCGCCGTTTGCCACTCGTGTGTGCGAAGCCTTCCCGAATACGTTTTCGGCTTCGGCAAAACGCCGTACCACCGGCAACCCGGTACGCACCGAGTTGTTTCTCGAAACGCCGCGTCAGGCGCTGGGCGGACGTAAAGCCCGTCTGCTGATCCTTGGCGGAAGTCTGGGCGCTGAACCGCTGAACAAACTGCTGCCTGCTGCATTGGCACAGGTGCCGCTGGAGTTGCGACCTGAAGTGTTTCATCAGGCCGGCAAGAATCATGACCAGATCACCGCAGAGCGCTATCGCACTGCCGATGTCGAGGCGCAAGTGGCGCCCTTCATCAAAGACATGGCTCAAGCCTATGGCTGGGCCGACCTGGTGGTTTGTCGCGCAGGCGCGCTGACCGTCAGTGAACTGGCTGCGGCTGGCCTGCCGTCGCTGTTGGTGCCGTTGCCCCACGCGATCGACGACCACCAGTCCCGTAATGCCGACTATCTGGCCCGCGAAGGTGCAGCCTTCGTCATGCCACAAGCGACAACTGGCGCAGCCGAAATGGCCGCACGCCTGAAAGAGGTTTTGATGCAACCCGAACAATTGAACAACATGGCCCGCACGGCTCGCCACCTGGCCAAACCTGACGCAACGCGCACTGTGGTCGATATCTGTCTGGAGGTGGCTCATGGTTGA
- the ftsW gene encoding putative lipid II flippase FtsW yields MLGVIKPYPSPLISGRGIDVDFPMLAGCLALLGLGLVMITSASSEVAAVQSGNPLYMMMRHLVYLVIGLGACGVTMMIPVSTWQRLGWLMLIGAFGLLVMVLVPGLGREVNGSMRWIGFGMFNVQPSEIAKVFVVIFLAGYLVRRQQEVRESWMGFFKPFIVLLPMAGLLLMEPDFGATVVMMGAAAAMLFLGGVGLFRFTLMVVLAVGAVFVLVQAQPYRMARLITFTDPWSDQFGSGYQLTQALIAFGRGEWFGVGLGNSVQKQFYLPEAHTDFVFAVLAEELGVVGSLITVGLFVFVSIRAMYIGMWAERAKQYFAAYVAYGLAFLWIGQFLINIGVNVGLLPTKGLTLPFLSYGGSSLVICCASLGLLLRIEWEARTNTGSEETEFNESDFTEEPTHGR; encoded by the coding sequence ATTCTGGGTGTGATCAAGCCTTATCCATCGCCGCTGATCAGCGGTCGCGGCATTGATGTCGACTTTCCGATGTTGGCCGGTTGCCTTGCGCTGCTGGGCCTGGGCCTGGTGATGATCACTTCTGCCTCGTCAGAAGTGGCCGCCGTGCAGTCCGGCAACCCGCTATACATGATGATGCGTCACCTGGTGTATCTGGTCATCGGTTTGGGCGCCTGTGGCGTGACCATGATGATTCCGGTTTCAACCTGGCAGCGCCTGGGCTGGCTGATGTTGATTGGCGCCTTCGGCTTGCTGGTGATGGTATTGGTGCCGGGGCTGGGCCGTGAGGTTAACGGTTCGATGCGCTGGATCGGCTTCGGGATGTTCAACGTCCAGCCTTCGGAAATCGCCAAGGTTTTCGTGGTGATTTTTCTTGCCGGTTACCTAGTACGGCGCCAGCAGGAAGTCCGCGAAAGCTGGATGGGCTTCTTCAAGCCATTCATCGTTTTGCTGCCCATGGCAGGTTTGCTGCTGATGGAGCCGGACTTCGGTGCCACCGTGGTAATGATGGGGGCTGCTGCTGCGATGCTGTTCCTCGGTGGCGTAGGGCTGTTCCGCTTCACCCTGATGGTGGTGTTGGCGGTGGGCGCGGTGTTCGTGCTGGTTCAAGCGCAGCCCTATCGTATGGCGCGCCTGATCACCTTCACCGACCCCTGGTCCGATCAGTTTGGCTCCGGTTATCAGCTGACCCAGGCCCTGATTGCCTTTGGCCGTGGCGAATGGTTCGGCGTCGGTCTGGGTAACAGCGTGCAGAAACAGTTCTATTTACCTGAAGCGCACACCGACTTCGTGTTTGCCGTGCTCGCGGAAGAGTTGGGCGTGGTTGGCTCGCTGATCACTGTGGGCCTGTTTGTATTCGTCAGTATCCGGGCCATGTACATCGGCATGTGGGCCGAAAGGGCCAAGCAATATTTCGCTGCCTATGTGGCTTACGGTCTGGCGTTCCTGTGGATTGGTCAGTTCCTGATCAACATTGGCGTAAACGTCGGGCTACTGCCGACTAAAGGCCTGACCTTGCCCTTCCTCAGTTATGGCGGCAGTTCGTTGGTGATCTGCTGCGCAAGCCTGGGCTTGTTGCTGCGCATCGAGTGGGAGGCGCGGACCAATACCGGCAGTGAAGAAACGGAATTCAATGAAAGCGACTTCACCGAGGAGCCGACCCATGGGCGCTAA
- the murD gene encoding UDP-N-acetylmuramoyl-L-alanine--D-glutamate ligase codes for MSLIVSDHFRIVVGLGKSGMSLVRFLAKQGVSFAVADTRDNPPELATLRQDYPHVEVRCGELDVEFLCRADELYVSPGLALATPALQQAAARGVKLSGDIELFARNAKAPIVAISGSNAKSTVTTLVGEMAVAAGKRVAVGGNLGTPALDLLDDSVELYVLELSSFQLETTDQLGAEVATVLNVSEDHMDRYSGLPAYHLAKHRIFRGARQVVVNRQDALSRPLIGEGLPCWTFGLNTPDFHGFGLREENGEKYLAFQFDNLMPVRELKIRGAHNQSNALAALALGHAVGLPFDAMLSALRTFTGLAHRCQWLRERAGVNYYDDSKATNVGAALAAIEGLGVDIAGKLVLIAGGDGKGADFSALRAPVAAYCRVVVLLGRDAELLAKTFGDAVPLVRVKTLDEAVQRAAEWAQSGDAVLLSPACASLDMFKNFEERGRVFAHAVEGLS; via the coding sequence GTGTCTCTGATCGTTTCTGACCACTTCCGCATCGTTGTCGGCCTCGGCAAGAGCGGCATGTCCCTGGTTCGCTTCCTGGCGAAGCAGGGTGTGTCGTTTGCTGTGGCTGATACGCGGGACAATCCGCCTGAGTTGGCGACGTTGCGTCAGGACTACCCGCATGTGGAAGTACGTTGCGGCGAGCTGGATGTGGAGTTTCTCTGCCGTGCCGACGAGCTGTACGTAAGCCCCGGTCTGGCATTGGCGACCCCTGCATTGCAGCAAGCGGCGGCCCGTGGCGTGAAATTGTCGGGTGATATCGAGTTGTTCGCGCGTAACGCGAAGGCGCCCATCGTTGCAATCAGCGGTTCGAATGCGAAAAGCACGGTCACCACGCTGGTGGGTGAAATGGCGGTCGCAGCGGGTAAACGCGTTGCGGTCGGTGGCAACCTCGGCACTCCGGCGCTGGACTTGCTCGACGACTCGGTCGAGCTTTACGTGCTCGAGCTCTCCAGCTTCCAGCTTGAAACCACTGACCAGCTCGGCGCCGAAGTGGCGACCGTGTTGAATGTCAGCGAAGATCACATGGACCGTTACAGCGGTCTACCGGCTTATCACTTGGCCAAGCACCGGATTTTTCGTGGCGCCCGGCAAGTGGTGGTCAATCGTCAGGACGCACTGTCGCGGCCTCTGATCGGTGAAGGCCTGCCGTGCTGGACCTTCGGTCTGAATACACCAGATTTCCACGGCTTCGGTCTGCGCGAAGAGAACGGCGAAAAATACCTCGCCTTCCAGTTCGACAACCTGATGCCGGTCCGCGAGCTGAAAATTCGCGGCGCGCACAATCAGTCCAACGCCTTGGCTGCGTTGGCGCTTGGGCATGCGGTGGGCTTGCCGTTCGACGCCATGCTCAGCGCCTTGCGCACCTTCACCGGCCTAGCGCATCGCTGCCAATGGCTGCGGGAGCGTGCAGGTGTCAACTATTACGACGACTCCAAGGCCACCAACGTTGGCGCCGCGCTGGCTGCCATCGAAGGCTTGGGCGTGGATATCGCGGGCAAGTTGGTGTTGATCGCAGGTGGAGATGGCAAGGGTGCTGACTTCAGTGCCTTGCGTGCCCCTGTCGCCGCCTATTGCCGCGTGGTTGTGTTGTTGGGCCGCGATGCTGAATTGCTTGCCAAAACCTTCGGCGATGCGGTGCCTTTAGTTCGCGTCAAAACCCTGGACGAAGCTGTGCAACGTGCTGCCGAATGGGCGCAGAGCGGGGATGCGGTATTGCTGTCTCCCGCCTGTGCCAGCCTGGACATGTTCAAGAATTTCGAAGAGCGCGGGCGTGTGTTCGCTCATGCCGTGGAGGGCTTGTCATGA
- the mraY gene encoding phospho-N-acetylmuramoyl-pentapeptide-transferase, with product MLLLLAEYLQQFYKGFAVFQYLTLRGILGVLTALSLSLCLGPWMIRTLQNRQIGQSVRNDGPQSHLSKSGTPTMGGALILSAITVSTLLWADLSNRYVWVVLIVTLLFGGIGWVDDYRKVIEKNSKGLPSRWKYFWQSVFGLGAAIFLYTTAPSVVETTLIVPMFKDASIPLGIGFMVLTYFVIVGSSNAVNLTDGLDGLAILPTVMVGGALGIFCYLSGNVKFAEYLLIPYVPGAGELIVFCGALIGAGLGFLWFNTYPAQVFMGDVGALALGAALGTIAVIVRQEIVLFIMGGVFVMETLSVVIQVASFKLTGRRVFRMAPIHHHFELKGWPEPRVIVRFWIITVILVLIGLATLKLR from the coding sequence ACTGCATTGTCGCTCTCGCTGTGCCTGGGTCCATGGATGATTCGCACCCTGCAGAATCGCCAGATCGGCCAATCGGTACGTAATGACGGTCCTCAGTCGCACCTGTCCAAATCGGGCACGCCGACCATGGGCGGGGCGTTGATCCTTTCAGCGATTACCGTCAGCACCCTGTTGTGGGCTGACCTGAGTAACCGTTATGTCTGGGTCGTGTTGATCGTCACGTTGCTGTTCGGTGGCATTGGTTGGGTCGACGATTACCGCAAAGTGATCGAGAAGAATTCCAAGGGTTTGCCTAGCCGCTGGAAATACTTCTGGCAGTCGGTGTTCGGCCTCGGCGCGGCGATCTTCCTTTATACGACTGCGCCTAGCGTGGTTGAAACCACCTTGATCGTGCCGATGTTCAAAGACGCCAGTATCCCGCTTGGCATTGGCTTCATGGTCTTGACTTACTTCGTGATCGTCGGTTCGAGCAACGCGGTCAACCTGACCGACGGCCTCGACGGTCTGGCGATTCTGCCGACGGTGATGGTTGGCGGTGCGCTGGGTATCTTCTGCTACTTGTCGGGTAACGTGAAATTCGCTGAATACCTGCTGATCCCTTATGTACCGGGCGCGGGTGAACTTATTGTGTTTTGCGGCGCGTTGATTGGCGCAGGCCTTGGCTTTCTTTGGTTCAACACGTACCCGGCGCAAGTGTTCATGGGCGACGTCGGTGCCCTGGCGCTGGGCGCCGCACTGGGCACCATCGCGGTGATCGTTCGTCAGGAAATCGTCCTGTTCATCATGGGCGGTGTATTCGTGATGGAAACCCTTTCAGTCGTGATCCAGGTCGCGTCCTTCAAGTTGACCGGTCGTCGTGTGTTCCGCATGGCACCGATTCACCACCACTTTGAACTCAAAGGCTGGCCCGAGCCGCGCGTGATTGTCCGTTTCTGGATCATCACCGTGATTCTGGTGCTGATCGGCCTTGCCACCCTGAAGCTGAGGTAG